GCTTGACACGGATGCCGTCTTCCCGCATCAGCCGGCGCATTTTGTGACGGCCTGCCACAAGGTTGCCTCGCCGCAGTTCCTTGTACATCCGGCGGCTGCCGAAGGTATGGTTGGACTTCTCATCAATCTCGCGCATGGCACGCACCAGCTTGCGCTCATCGTCACTAAGCTGAGGTTCAGGTCGCTTTAACCAGGCATAGTAGCCGCTGGCACTCACCTGCAGCACATGGCACTGCAGGCGCGCACCGGCCAACAGTGCCGGTGGTTGTTGATAAACATGTATTTCAGTCCCTTCCCGGCGGAGCGGCAAAGATCGACATCGCTTTTTAAAATGGCCAGTTCCATTTCTGCACGCTCAGCGCGCTTACGCAAGGCTCGTACTTCGGCGGCAAGCTCGTCAGGTGTCTTCTGCCCGGCAGCTGCTGCAGCTCAAGCGTACGCTTCCAGTACGATAGTCGCTTGACGTCGATGCCAAGCTCACGGGCCACCGAGGCCAGCGTACGTCCCGCAGCTACCATCTCAGGGGCGCGACGTTTAAATGCTTCATCATAAA
This is a stretch of genomic DNA from Ignavibacteria bacterium. It encodes these proteins:
- a CDS encoding transposase, translated to MKHPPRIYDEAFKRRAPEMVAAGRTLASVARELGIDVKRLSYWKRTLELQQLPGRRHLTSLPPKYEPCVSALSVQKWNWPF